Genomic DNA from Schistosoma haematobium chromosome 1, whole genome shotgun sequence:
atatcatttttaaaaagaaatccaAATGAAACTCTGATTATCTAAACTGATTATACCACACTACTATGTTGAgtatttggaaattgtaattaTTTCACTAAGAGGGAAAGGTGGAGAGATTCCATAAATTTAAGCAATACAAGAACGACAATATTTGCAATATACGATAGGTTTGCAAAGGAGTCAGACACCTTTTATCATACAATTTGAAGTAATGCTATCAATCCCCATAACATTTATTTAcaacaataaaattactttGGACAACTAGGAAcatgaaaataagaaatcaatgtcaactcgaatacatcAGACAAATTGAAGCAATTTCCAAACAAAAGGACTGGTTATGAACAGGGCAAAACAAACTCATTCCCGAAGTCCAAGCATTTCCCTGTGGTTGTGGACAGTTTCATACAAGAAGTACTGTAGATGAACACTTTTGATTCAAAATGCAACTCTAATATGCTGTCACCATTATTATTTGGCAAATTAAGCCAAGATCAACTGTCAGGAATCATAACAAATAGCAATAACCAGTTAAACTTAAATATACAAGAATAAGGTCCATCAGAAACACTATGAAAACCACTCAATAATTACTGCAAGGAGAAAATCATGGTTGTTGCTTCCCAGGTAGAACGTAAAATAAACCAACCATCTTATTTCTAGCATATTTGAGGATAAAAGGTGAAATACCATTCAACTCTGTATCAGCGACGAATATGAAGTAGCTGGGACCAAGAACATAAGACCAATGTGAGGTCTGGATATCACAGAGACCCCACTCGAACCTTGAAGGTAAAAAGAACACTGTACTTCATAGTTAGTCAAACTAGACAGATCAAGAACAATTAGCAACGCAATATTACTAGACGATAAGTTCTCTGCACATATAAAGGAAGTCTTTTATGTGGCATTACATACCCCGCGTGGTCACTTCCTAAGAAACGATCAATGGAACTCATGCAGTATCACACTAACTACCCATAAACCACCCAAAACAAACGCCGTCCCGTAAGCCTAAAAAACAAACTGTTTGACCCCCACATTTGTATTCCGGCGCCCTTTGGAGACCCCTCTGTTATACTTACCACTCAACTGgctcagtcaatcagtcagcaacaacgtagagcttcgtacgtacgtacatcagttcaagttgccataccacattaacacatagatacaattgtcgattaaAATCCCAtattggtagaggtagtaaaaataTAAGCATAAGTATAACCCAGTCAAATAAAagtgggaagagaaaaagaagggGCGTGAAGAATCCAGAttaggatttgggagaacacagagttGATgtacctgtgccattgcaaacgatatCGAGCCacgtcattcaaggtctccaaccatcgattgctatcatctcacagtccccaaccaggtagtctacacataccaacatggttcagtcaacttgtcaatgacttcatgaatttgtgctgttttggtctggccgccacTAGATTTCTCCccacctactcctacaccataaaacatcgcacgtcggggcagtcagTGGTTGGGCATAAGTAACACACATCCCAGCCATcccaactgatgaagtttcactaattcatcaattgatttgccatccttaacAAGTACCTGTTTTCTAACAACGGCATTATTTACTCAGTGGTCTCAGgttatacgagcaatgcttcagTCACCCGTGAACGAATACTAGTAACTGACGAATACCCTCTACTCTTACCAGCCATGTTTCGTAGTCATAAAGTGGGACGGCAcggactgctgcgcagtaagTCCGTCCTTTGGTTAGTAGACAGATATCTCAAACGTCCAGGAAGTGTCTAAGAACTTGTGGTTGAACATCTTTAGTTTTATTTGAGAAGCATCCCAAACAGTGAATCACGCCCAGATAGCGTTTTGGAACAACGTACCACGCCCGTTAGTAAATGAAGCAGTTATAAGAGCGAACTCATCACAGCAATAAACCTCGCTAACTAGACCATCGCTGTCCCAATAGTTGACAAGTACTCCCTTGACCCTAATCCTTTTGGATGTAGACACTAGATTTCGAAGTCTCGTAAATCCTACTGGcttcaaaacaaaatatttctcCGAAAACAATTTTGTTTTAGGCTTTGCTTCACCTCAGATTTTCCACTTGTAATTGTCCATCTATTCTACCCGTGTACATTTTTACTATTACTTCCATTAATATTTCATACGTATGTTCTACATCTTGTCATAAACGGACGAATACGACGAACCGTATAGCTAGTACCGATTCCTATAAAGTGCAAGTGAAACAAGGCAACAACACCAAGACACACCTTAGAGATTGACATCTGACCTGACCTACAAAACGCGTCATACCAGGTGCTTGAAAAACGTTCTTTGATAAGCTGATAAACGCGAAATCAGATTTTCGGAGACTTCTGTTTAGCTTCAAACGAATAAAGTGTACgcaaataataattcaaataggCTGATGAAAAACATTTATTGAAATCACATCGAAATTATCGTCTGCGATTATCCCTTATTTTCCTTGGAGTTCTTTCGCGACCTGATCTGCTCCTGCTTCGGTCTCGCCGCTGCCATCCTGATGATGAACGCGAGCGTGAACGGTAGAAATTTTTGTTACGATTGTATCTTGCATTGTAAttgaatttataattataattgaAAGAAGGTACATCTCCATACGGTGTCCACGATCGATCTCGACGGTTACCGTCAAAGTATTCATCAGATGAGCGGGAACGACGGTCGCGAGTGTCGTGAACTTCCTTGCGTCCCCTCCGATCATGACGAGATCCACCAGAATGCTTATAACCACTCTGACGTTCATTTCTAGGAGAGTCTCTATATTGCGACCGACTTTTACTTTTAGAATGCCGATTGGAGGAGACATGGTCGTTTCGGGGTCTCTTAGCAACAGGACTTTCATCTTTCGTTACAGACTGTGGTGAAACGTCCCTCGAGTTTGAGGGTGAGATCGACTCATTCTTATCGGATACTGAAGAATTACGACGGTCTAAGGACCCATCAGCTGGGCTCACGTCGACAACAGAACGTGAAGAGTGGTCAGCAACATCAGGATCAGTCCTAGCAGGTGAATGTTCCAAACTTCCACTGTGCTCACGAGATGGACTTTGATGGGAATTGTGACTGACAGAGGACCTATTGGACTTGCGTTGGGACCGCTTCACACTACTTGATTTTGAACGAGAATGGACTGATGACTGTGAACGGTGAAGAGATGCTGATCGACCATCACTGGATGCAGAATGAGCTCTTTCTACATCTTCTCTTTGTGATGAATGAGAGTATTTATGTTTCCCCGAACGTGAACTTCGACTTGAATGACTTCTTTCTTTAGTTCGCTTTGGTGGACTACCATCCGAACTAGAACGGTTACGGTTAGATTCCTCACGAGAAGCATCTTTCGAATATTGAGAAGACTGTGACCGGTCTTTGCGTTTTGGTGGAGTCTGTGAACCATAAGACCGCCTCTCTCTGGGTGAACTCACTTTCGACTCGTCACTTGCTGCACCATTCCCATTGCGCGACAAACTTTTGGACCGGGCACGCGAGTGGTAACCTTTAGTTTGAGGACTTCTTGACCTGTATGGTGTCCCACTGCGGCTCGAATGAGATCGAGAGTGACGGCTGGCACTAGAACGACTCCTCTTAGATGTACTTCTCTTGCCTGAGCTCACACTCCGGCTCGAACCCGACCTACTTCGACGATATGATTGTCCGGATGACCGAGTGCGTTCAACGTAATATCCCTCTGCAATTTTGAACAACTCGTCAGGAATTGTTTGACGGGCTTCCTTCAGCACTTCAATAAGTTCCCGAGCCTAAACAAATATTAGGATAAAAAAAGTATAGCTTACCAATCTCGGTTGTTTGGCACTAAAGAATGTATATGCAGTGCCTTTCTTGTCACTTCTACCTGTTCGTCCAATTCTGTGGATGTAATCTTCAGTTTGCGATGGATAGTCATAATTGATTATATACCGGACATCGTTAATATCTACAAATAAGGAAGCGGCATTGTTATCACTATTCAGAAAAAGTTTATTAGGACCCGTTAGCTCAACACATAGTAACTAAATTCCGCAACAATCAAAGCCTAATTAGATAGACCAACCTGGCACGTTTCATAAGGCCGAGGTGGCGTGGTTTTCATGGGTCCAGAACGGACACCAAAGTTCTGGTTCCCAAATCGCGTCCAAACGGAAGTATGGAGACCAATTTTATCCCAGAATTTTGCAACGAATACATAGTTCCAAGCTTACCGATCCAAATATTCAAATGAACGAAACCTTGTTCACCAACCAATTACAAAAACCAGCTTAGGACGAATACGTATCCAGAGGAACAAGATGATTGAGGTTGGATGATTTAACGCAAGATGTTCATGTGACTCTCTTATATCACCAAATCGTTCGTTACACTAATATCCAATGTACCAATCCAACTGTTAAGACGGTCGACCAGACATAATCTGTGTCCAATACACGACCAAATGATTGGCGAAACCAAATTATACCAGTTTAACCAGAGGCCAATAATGGAGCCAATCGCTCCAACGACTCCAGAATGCCAAAACTCACCACACCCTGACATGTGATAGTTGAATAAGAAGAAAGTTACTCAGTGGTTGTTTAGGAATATTCAACAACAAAGAAGTAAAGACTTACCTAAGCCTCTAGATGCGACATCTGTGGCAACAAGAACAGATATATGACCTTCACGAAACACTACGAATTAGTGGGACAGAACTCAACTTACTGTCTAGAGCACGATCGCGTTCTTTTTGGTGTTTATCTCCATGCATGGCTGTCGCATCGAAACCCTTATCTTGAAGTTTTTGACAAAGTTCATCCGCACGTTTTTTGGTTTCCGTAAAGACAAGCACACGAGCATTGTCGAAGGAATTGAGTAGGCTGAGGAGGCGCTTGAACTTTTCACTCTCATTCAGAATTTCTACATGTTGTCGAATGTTGTGATTCGCACTCAACTTGGTTGAACCAACATTTATTTGAATGTAATCATAAAGGAAGTCTTCTGCCAGTGCTTTTACTTCCCTAGGCCATGTGGCCGACCACATCAAAGTCTGTCGGTCCGGACGAACTTGTGAGACAACCCTTCTAATAGAAGGTTCGAAACCCATATCCAACATACGATCAGCCTCGTCTAGCACTAAATAAGTACAGCGACGCATATTTGTATGTCTCGATTCCAGAAAATCCAGGAGACGACCGGGAGTCGCTATAACTACTTCAGGAGACTGTCCCAAAGCTTCTGCCTGACCAGTTCTTGATGCCCCACCATAAAGACATGCAGACTTGAACCCAGCTGAATAACAAAAATCTTCGGCAACCTTTTCTACTTGTTGCGCAAGCTCTCTAGTTGGAACAAGGATTAAAACAATCGGTCCATCCCCTCGTTTCAGGCTCGGTTGGGCTTTGGCGTGAACGATCGCTGGCAGGAGGAAACTAGCTGTCTTCCCTGATCCTGTCTGAGCTATCCCAACCAAATCACGTCCGCTGAGTGCTACCGGCCAACCCTGACACTGAATAGGGGTAGGCGAGTCCCACTTGCTTTTCTTGATTACGCTCATTATGTAACTTGGGAAGCCGGCCTCACTGAATTTGAACAAGGGCCTAGGAACATTGTGTCCAAGAACAGTAACTTTGTGCTTGGATCGAAACTCCTCGACATCTCTACGTGAACGATCACGAACGCTCGAACATTCATGATAAAACTTCTTTTCGAATTTAGCAAGAGTGTACGCACTCCAATCTACGGACCGAAGCCTCCTACCTCCTCCAAAAAAACCCCTGAAAATAGTTAAATCAAATAAGTCTACTTACCTTCGTCTAGGTGAGCGGAATCTGGAAAACCTGTAATAGGGCATCACTAAGAATGAACTACCCACTAATGACAAACTCGAACAAATAACAGGACCGAGTCAAATGACCCAGTGAAACAATGCAAGACTCAAAGTTCAATATACCATGAATTTAATATTAATTCAGCACTAGTCGTGaatgaaaaaattaaattatattaaagCGGCTCAAACGAAGTTTCCTCTTAGCAAGCAGGTATCGTCTGATTTACTATTTTTCGTTGATGATTTGAAACTTGAGAGAAGTACGTAATCAAGACGATAAACTGGCACTTCTGGAGTATCTGACTTTACTTCAAAGTGTAGAGTAGTCCATCTGAAACATGCTGCAGACTACAAGTACAACTTAGGCAACTCCCCTCCAAAGGTATCACAAGTTGAAAAAAATCTAGGAGTGTTGGTATCCTATgttttgaagtcttacgctaactgcgaCAAAAATGCCTGCCGAGCAAACCTCGCACTGGTAATGTTGAAGTGCATTTTCGGCCAGTTCGACGGAAGGACTTTctacataatcttcaacagctTTATCCGTCCCTATTTAGAGTGcagaaacatagtatttccccctTCACTTCAAAAGGAACGCATCCAAAGGCGAGTCACGAAATCGATTCGGAACACAAATGCAAGCCTCATGAGGAGCGCCTTCAATCACTGAACTTTGACCCACTA
This window encodes:
- the DDX5_1 gene encoding putative ATP-dependent RNA helicase ddx5, variant 2 (EggNog:ENOG410V42W~COG:A), whose translation is MPYYRFSRFRSPRRRGFFGGGRRLRSVDWSAYTLAKFEKKFYHECSSVRDRSRRDVEEFRSKHKVTVLGHNVPRPLFKFSEAGFPSYIMSVIKKSKWDSPTPIQCQGWPVALSGRDLVGIAQTGSGKTASFLLPAIVHAKAQPSLKRGDGPIVLILVPTRELAQQVEKVAEDFCYSAGFKSACLYGGASRTGQAEALGQSPEVVIATPGRLLDFLESRHTNMRRCTYLVLDEADRMLDMGFEPSIRRVVSQVRPDRQTLMWSATWPREVKALAEDFLYDYIQINVGSTKLSANHNIRQHVEILNESEKFKRLLSLLNSFDNARVLVFTETKKRADELCQKLQDKGFDATAMHGDKHQKERDRALDSHISVLVATDVASRGLDINDVRYIINYDYPSQTEDYIHRIGRTGRSDKKGTAYTFFSAKQPRLARELIEVLKEARQTIPDELFKIAEGYYVERTRSSGQSYRRSRSGSSRSVSSGKRSTSKRSRSSASRHSRSHSSRSGTPYRSRSPQTKGYHSRARSKSLSRNGNGAASDESKVSSPRERRSYGSQTPPKRKDRSQSSQYSKDASREESNRNRSSSDGSPPKRTKERSHSSRSSRSGKHKYSHSSQREDVERAHSASSDGRSASLHRSQSSVHSRSKSSSVKRSQRKSNRSSVSHNSHQSPSREHSGSLEHSPARTDPDVADHSSRSVVDVSPADGSLDRRNSSVSDKNESISPSNSRDVSPQSVTKDESPVAKRPRNDHVSSNRHSKSKSRSQYRDSPRNERQSGYKHSGGSRHDRRGRKEVHDTRDRRSRSSDEYFDGNRRDRSWTPYGDVPSFNYNYKFNYNARYNRNKNFYRSRSRSSSGWQRRDRSRSRSGRERTPRKIRDNRRR
- the DDX5_1 gene encoding putative ATP-dependent RNA helicase ddx5 (EggNog:ENOG410V42W~COG:A), which codes for MPYYRFSRFRSPRRRGFFGGGRRLRSVDWSAYTLAKFEKKFYHECSSVRDRSRRDVEEFRSKHKVTVLGHNVPRPLFKFSEAGFPSYIMSVIKKSKWDSPTPIQCQGWPVALSGRDLVGIAQTGSGKTASFLLPAIVHAKAQPSLKRGDGPIVLILVPTRELAQQVEKVAEDFCYSAGFKSACLYGGASRTGQAEALGQSPEVVIATPGRLLDFLESRHTNMRRCTYLVLDEADRMLDMGFEPSIRRVVSQVRPDRQTLMWSATWPREVKALAEDFLYDYIQINVGSTKLSANHNIRQHVEILNESEKFKRLLSLLNSFDNARVLVFTETKKRADELCQKLQDKGFDATAMHGDKHQKERDRALDSHISVLVATDVASRGLGKSLLLCC